The DNA segment GTGTGATGGGAAAGGCAGGTGTCTCTAAAGACAGAGGGAGCATGGAGGCAGCAGAGTCCTGGAAGTGTGGAGGCAGCACAGTCCTGGAAGTGTGGAGGCAGCACAGTCCTGGAAGTGTGGAGGCAGCACAGTCCTGGAAGTGTGGAGGCAGGCACAGTCCTGGAAGTGTGGAGGCAGGCACAGTCCTGGAAGTGTGGAGGCAGGCACAGTCCTGGAAGTGTGGAGGCAGGCACAGTCCTGGAAGTGTGGAGGCAGGCACAGTCCTGGAAGTGTGGAGGCAGGCATATTCTTGCTTAGTTTTATCCACAAATGTTGCTTCATCAGGGCAGCAAGTTCTTAAGAGGCTTGCTGGAACAAAATCTTGACAGTTTCCTTTTAAACACAATTAATTTAGGAGGGGATTAATGGCATATAGGGGAGCACTCTACTACTGGGGTTGAAATTCAGTTAACTTGTGAAGTCTACTACTTAGCCCATGGGAGCCGCATCCTGCAGACAGAAACCCTGTGGATAAAAGAAGGAATAGAGACAGAAAGCGCCCTTCCTGTAAGAGCTGGAGTAAAACAATAGCCACACAATTACATCCTTAGCAGTGAATTACATCCACTGCCTACATCAGCAAACTGCAGGAACTACATACAGCATGTACAGTTGCAGACCAAAGTAACGGCACAGTagaattcaaggtaacagattaaaaGTATTGAGTAAACtttaacaaaaagcaaaacacacaatTTCTAGTGATGTAGCAATAacctttatcaaaaaaaaaactaagcatagggtgccaatacttttgtctgtgactattACAAGGAAACATGGTTTAGTGACAAGCACAGTTGCAATATGGTTTATTATGTGTTTTAtagacaacaaaataataattttggcttTTGCAGTTCATCATACAAAAATATACATCTGAAAAGTGGGTTCAACTTCAACCATCAAAATTAGAATTGATCCCTTTAGGTATGGAAACTGCACCCCCTTTCTGGAAATATTTTATTCAATAGACGCCTGTCTCCAACTGTGAGCAgctttatcatcatcatcaccatcatcatcatcaccaccaccatcaaTCACCAATCATCATCACAACATGAATCGAACCCAGTGCTTGGCATGTTAACTGGGAGGACTGATCAGAAGGTCTTGGCTGTGTCTCTGTtttattataaaagtttaccatggtccAAAAACAAATGTATCCAAAAACAATAGATCACAAAAAGAGGTTTTTATAGAAACAGATTTGGTGTACTGCAGTGCCACATTCAACTTGAAATATGACATATGAATCCCCTTACAGGAATGAAAGGCTAAAACCATGACTCCTTAATACCCCCAGGCTTTACCCCACAGGCATAGTTCTGCTAACTCCTCTTCATGGTGTGTGATTCGGTTTTAGTGCAATCCATTGGGTCCAAACACAAATCTGGTCTTGCCGAAGGTTTCTGTTTGCTAAACATGTCTGGTCACAGAAATAGCGTCAAGTCCCCAATCCAGACCcattggttttcctttttgaaTATAAAGCACATGTTGTTCAATACCGTTATGCATATGTTTGCAGCTTTACTTCCCATTGCAGAGGAGAAACAGAAGCCTATTCAGATAACTGTTAACCGTCTATAGCACAGAATGGCACTGTTGTGTGTGCTCAGGGAAGGGGTCACTTTTCTCAAGCCTGAGTAAGCTTTGTATAGTATACACTGTTGTGTCCTCCCTGGGGTTTTACAGCATAGATTCCCAGACCGAATGCTGCATAAAAAACTGTCTGACATCCTCCCAACACAGCGGTTGCCATAGCTCTGGGCTTGGCGTGACTCTTTGAAATGTTGATTCTTTGAAGCTCGACTGGCCTCAGATGGACCAGTGGCTTTCATCCCTAGTGCTAAATCTCTGTGGCAGTGATTTCCTCGAATCGGATCTCCGCGCTGTGTACCTCGAGGTCCTCCAGCTCTCGGGTCTCCAGCTCCAGGCTCAGCGCCCTCATGGCCCCCTCCAGCTCCCGGTTCCTGCGGTACATCTGTATGTAGTTCTGCTGCAGCTGCTTCTGGTAGCGGAtaaccttctccttctcctcctgccAGATCCGCCTCTCGTACTCAAAGTTCTCTGACTGGTCCTCGCTCTTCCGCCTCTCATACATCAGCTCTGCCCTCAGCCTCTCCACTTGCTGTTTCAGGCCCTGCAGGGCATCTGCGTTCTGACGCTGGGCTTTGGCTTCATCACTCTCGCATGCCAGGGACTGCTCTTCCTCCCTGTAGCCCAAGCCTGTGGGCGGAGCCAGGCCGAAGCTCCTCCCTAGGCACTGCCCATTGGGGGTTTTCAGCGCTTCCCGAAGACGGACAACCTCCTCCTCCAACCGGCCCACCTTGTCCCTCAGGAGCTCAGCCTCGCTGATGCGGCGCTGCAGTTCGTTCTCACACACCTCCAGCTCCAGGGTGCGTGTGCGGGTGGCTGAGTGCAGCTCCTGGAGGTGAGCCTGGGCGGCCTGCAGCTCGGCCCTGGACTCGCGCAGCTGCGCCTTCAAGGAAACAATCTCACTGGCCTTCTGGCTCAAGTCTGTCTGCAGGTCCTTTAGCTGTTGCTTCAGAAGGGAGATCTCTCCTGACTTCTGGCAAACCTGGGAGgggatgggaggggaggggattgGACCGGATGGGATGGGACGGGGAGCACAAGCACAGATATTCCTAGTTAGAATACAAGAGTAAACAGATCACTTGTTAAACCTGTTCAGCTATTTCTatgtagttttttattatttaatattaaaaaaggaGAATTGTTGTAAAAAGCTTACATCGAATTCTTCTCTCAGTACTGCGCAGAAAATTATTTTACTTTCTATTTCAGAATAATTGTGAAATGACTATGTTACACAAACAGAATATCTTCAGAATCAgaacatgtgccgtcagccgtctgcttcttttcactctgcaggcccaccagcagccacctcagagctacagctctGGGGAACTTACAAGCAGGACCACAGGCGACgggccagtccacaggggtcgctggtgcacggtgagccaaggacaccctggtcgacctaagccctcccccacccCGGCGGCActctgccaattgtgcaccgccacCTGGGAGCttccgtccacggttggcagtggaatagcctggactcgaaccagcgacctccagactatagggcgcatcctgcactccacgcgcagtgcctttaccggatgcgccactcgggagcccccatacaGATAAAGTTTAATACAAATTCAATTGTCAGCTCTGACTAAAAAGCTGAGAAGGCATGAAAAATAGCAATTCATGCGATTGCAGTGCTATCTGATTTTAAACCCCCCAGGTAATTTCCAGAGCAGGTAACCAGTTGCACCTGATTTCGATGGCATTAATGACACAGAGTTCATGGTGTTCCCTGACGGGGATGGATGCCAATGCTCACCTCCCACTTGGTCTCCTCCAGCCGGGGCCCCAGCTCGGTGTGCTGCTGCTCCATGGAGGCGCACTTCTTCTCCAGGAGCTCCCTCTCCTGAAGGAGCTGGGAGAAGTCATCCTGAAATTTCTTCTTCTCCTGCTGGAGCTGGAAGACCTGCAGCTGCAGGACCTGCTGGGCACGCTGAGCCTTCTGGgaagcctgcttcagcttcgagGAGCAGCTCTGACGCAGGTCCTCCAGCTCCAACTCACAGCGCTTCTGCTTGTCTTCATacacctgcagacagacagacagacagacagacagacagacaagcaggcaggcagacagacgaTGCATTAGCCGGATTACGATAGGATCTAAATTCTTGTCATCAGATTTTGATAGCAGCTGTACAGCAGTTACTTGGCCAGCAGTCCCCAGCACACCCTCCAGGCTCACCTGACAGATGGCGGCTTCGTTCTCATCCAGGTTACCCCTCAACTGCTGCAGCTCcagctccctctctctcagctTCTCCTCCAGCTCGCGGATCAgcccctcctccacctccacagGGCCCGGGGAGCGGCCACAGGAGCCGCTGTCCGAGAGGGGCTGCCCCCGGCCGCTCAGAGAGCCGGTGCTCTTGCTGGACGAGGAGCGCCCGCTGTCCGAGTTGGAGTGGCCATGCCTGAGGGCTGCCCGGGAGGGGTCCAGGTGTGCGCTGGGGGCCTCAGTCTGGGACAGGCTGTACCCGGTGCTGCAGGTGGGCAGGCTGGACAGAGAGTTCCTGCCAGAGTCTGACATGGTACAGGACTGGCTGCTGCCGTTGCGCCCCCCACTGTAGGAGCAGCGCTTGTCTGCCGGGAGGAGCAGGTTCAGGCTGCCCTGGCTCTCTGACAGGTTGCTGCCACTCCCTGCACTGCCCCCTGGCCGTGGAGAGAGGTACTGCACAGAGTTTCGGTTCTTGGGCACCACAGGTTTAAAGGCTGTGGGTCGGATTAACATCTTCTCAATGTTCTGGAAATGTAAAAACATTAGGCACACACATTGAATTTCTAACTTCCCTTTTGTATAAGAAGCAGGACCCTCCTCTACAGCAACTGTGATCACCCGAGTCGAGCTGTACCAATGAAACACACTAACAGGAATAGCACAAAGCTGCTCACATAAAACCCTCAGCTAGTCTGTTCTCCGTCTGATACTCTCTGACTGAAGAATTCCAGTTGGAATTAAGAATCCTACAGTTCTTACCCCCAGCCCTGTCCTTCCTAGATAGCATGCTGGTGATGTCACCTAACAGGTATTTTATTAAGAGCAATGAATTACAGGTGGAATTGTGTGCATTGCTTTGCGCATTCGCTTGCTGTACAGAGTGCAGACATAAAAACATGAAGTAGCAGTTTTACTTTGAGCAATCATTTTCCTCAGATTTGTTTTTTGTACGGCATTGCAATTTCATACTGACTCAATGACATCCCGGTTCACCATTAAATTACCCAGCCCTGTTTTGTTTCTCTGCTTTTGTAGTTGAACCACTGTACAGTCTCCACCATGCACAGAGCTCAAGGCCTTTTCTACCAAACGGATACGTCAGAATGTCAGACGATTGGCAGTGTGGAAGCACTGAAGTAAAAGCAGCAACTGGTGTGTGCTCAACATCGCATTAAATTCAGATTCGTTTTTGTTCCATATCACTATGTTGTTACAGGAAGAGTGGTAAGGGTTTATTCTTTCCTTCACATAGTTTAAACATTGCTGTTCATTTGGTGgtttatatgtttaaaatgttaacGTGGCAGCCTTGTTGCTGAGGGGTCCTGGTGTAACAGTTTAAATAAACATTGGAATGTAAAGGGCTGATCAGAGAAATGACTGGGGGAGGGTGATACatccaaacacacacataataaatacagtagGCAGAAGTATCTGCTTCATGCCAAGAATACTAGCTATGGGTCAAGTATACGGTACACCAAGGTCAACTGGAATGGGTTATCTAAAGGTCAAATCCCATTACAGACAGAAGGAATGTTGTGTCAGCATTGGCAACATTTATCATTAAGGGACTGAATTAGCCTGGAATTCTCAAAACAATTTAAACCCTGCCTCACCTTTTCCAGTTTTCCGGAAACAGGAATCAGTTTTGGTGGGGGTCCCCTGATATTCCCGTTTGCTGCTTTTGCTTCCCGGAGTTCCTCGGGCTCGCTACAAGGGCTGCTGGGAGTCACGTTATTGTCATTCCAGTCCCCAACAAACTCCTCGTTCAGGTAAGCATAATTACTGTTGCTCTCGGTAACAGGGGCTGCCTTCCTGGCTGGCACACCGCTGACCAGGGGGTCCTTACAGCAGCCGTTCCTGAGCTGCCCATCTTGCTGGCGGAAGACGTTGGGTCCCGACGCTGGCTTGTGGCTCTTGGAGGGGAACTCGGTGGCCCTGCACGGATGCTCTTGATAGGTGCGCCCCGAGATCAGGCTGCTGACCGAACCCATTGCACTGCGGCTGGAGGGGTATCTGGGAACAGCCCGGTGCTGGATATCGATG comes from the Acipenser ruthenus chromosome 13, fAciRut3.2 maternal haplotype, whole genome shotgun sequence genome and includes:
- the LOC117417798 gene encoding leucine zipper putative tumor suppressor 2 homolog is translated as MALVQTLPVPIDHQNTIIDIQHRAVPRYPSSRSAMGSVSSLISGRTYQEHPCRATEFPSKSHKPASGPNVFRQQDGQLRNGCCKDPLVSGVPARKAAPVTESNSNYAYLNEEFVGDWNDNNVTPSSPCSEPEELREAKAANGNIRGPPPKLIPVSGKLEKNIEKMLIRPTAFKPVVPKNRNSVQYLSPRPGGSAGSGSNLSESQGSLNLLLPADKRCSYSGGRNGSSQSCTMSDSGRNSLSSLPTCSTGYSLSQTEAPSAHLDPSRAALRHGHSNSDSGRSSSSKSTGSLSGRGQPLSDSGSCGRSPGPVEVEEGLIRELEEKLRERELELQQLRGNLDENEAAICQVYEDKQKRCELELEDLRQSCSSKLKQASQKAQRAQQVLQLQVFQLQQEKKKFQDDFSQLLQERELLEKKCASMEQQHTELGPRLEETKWEVCQKSGEISLLKQQLKDLQTDLSQKASEIVSLKAQLRESRAELQAAQAHLQELHSATRTRTLELEVCENELQRRISEAELLRDKVGRLEEEVVRLREALKTPNGQCLGRSFGLAPPTGLGYREEEQSLACESDEAKAQRQNADALQGLKQQVERLRAELMYERRKSEDQSENFEYERRIWQEEKEKVIRYQKQLQQNYIQMYRRNRELEGAMRALSLELETRELEDLEVHSAEIRFEEITATEI